ttagtcATGGAGAGTTTACtttgccagtcttcaggtcattctctgaaatatttaaagtgatgtTAATGTtgtctagttgtatccatgggaagAGGTGAGTTTAGATTTCTCCTACTCAACCATCTTCCCTGGAAGCTCAgtaaacagacttaaaaaaatagtgtttggGAAACTGGATAGCCAAATGTAAAAtgatgaaactggatcactttcttacaccgtatacaaaaaacaaaatggaacaacaacaacaacaacaacaacaacaaaaacaaaaatcaaacaaacaaaacaaaacaaacaaacaaacaaaaacctcaaaatgagttcaagacctaaatgtgagacctagaACCATAGAATTCCTAAGacaaaacataggcagtaatcacCTGGACATTGGCCTtaacaacatatttatggatatatcttcttaggcaagagaaaaaaaataaaaaataagctactgggacttcaccaaaataacaataaaaatgacaaaaaaaagttttttacaACAACAgaaactatcagaaaaaaaaataataagtcaacctaatgaatgggagaaggtatttgcaaatgatatatccgatagggggttattatccaaaataagTAAGGGACATAGACAATTTAacatcataaaacaaaatatccaatttaaaaatgggttaaGGACCTGAGTAGACGTTTGttcaaagaatacatacagatgaGAAATAGACATATggaaagatgcttgacatcactaatcataatggaaatgcaaataaaaactacaatgtaatagcaccttacaccagtcagaatgactactaagcaaaagacaagaaaaagaagtgttggcaagaatatggagaaaagagaaccctggtacactattggtgggaatgtaaacagGTGACAACACTGTGAAAAACATTGTGAATGTTCCTCCTAAATTAAAATTAGTAATGTCATTTGATCCAGTAAGTCCACTTATTTGTATTTactcacagaaaatgaaaacaataatttgaaaagatacaccCTTATATTTATTGCTGCATTATCTATAACAATCAATATATGGATGCAACCCCAATGTCCACTGATAGATTGataatgttgtgtgtgtgtgtgtgtgtgtgtgtgtgtgtgtgtgtgtgtgttgtaatattactcagcctcaGGAAACaatgaggtcttgccatttgcaacaacatagatggaaggtactatgctatgtgaaataagtcagacaaatacaaataccgtatgattccactcatatgtggaatctaaaacaaacaaaaaaccaaaaacacagacttccaaatgcagagaacaaactggtggtttccaATGGGCTGGTGGTGGGAGAATGAGCAAAATATATCATGGTGATTAATAAGTACTAAATTTCAAGttagaaaattttaagtcatggagataaaaagaacaacaaagggaatatagtcaataatattctaATAACATTGTATGATGACTCTGCTTATCAcagtgagcattgagtaatgtatacaattgtcaATATGTTGTACAACTGACAGTAATATTGCACTGCCTGTCAgttttatttcaataatattctaatttattttcctaaaggAAACATCAACCTGGATAAAACAGTACTTCTTAGAAAAGGAatgtctttgtctcttttttgttctaCTCTTAGATTAGACTGATGTTCAGTCAAAAATTAGAAGAAGCATCTACTGTCTTCTTTGTCACTGTGATGGTAAAATATAATGACAATAATCCTTTTCCACCTCTGTGGGTGCTTTAAGAAACAGTATATATGCTTCCATCTATTTGTTACCAAAGCccttttattcaaatatttttatcaatgCAACTCTTTACTGAACtcaattgttttgtttcaaaCACAATAAGTTGATTGATAATTTAATGACTGATTTCTAAAATAATCTATGTCTCTAAATAGACATTCTGCATAGCTGAAAAAAAGCTTCAAGCCAGGACTTTGATTTTCATACTGCTATCTGGTTTTAGATATGAAGCATGACAGTGATATTTTTTGAACTATTTTGATATTAGATACTTTCCCAGAGTCTTCTTTATAGCCCACACAACTTCCTTGTTTCTCAGGCTATAAATTAaagggttcagcatgggggtgaggATAGTGTAGATCACGGAGAGACCTTGATCCAGTGCTGGGGTGTGGGAAGAGCCAGGTATCATGTACACAACTATCGCTGGTCCCAGGTAAAGACTCACTACAATAAGGTGAGAAGAGCGTGTGGACTCGGATTTTTTCCTCCCCTCAGGAGACTTTACTGTGAGAACAGCAAGGAAAATCCGAATATAGGAAGTCACTACTAAGCTAAAGGGGGTGAGTATAAATATGATACTTACCATAAACAACACCATCTCATAATCTGAAGTGTCCTCACAGGATAGCTTCAGGATGGCTGGTATCTCacagaagaaattatttattttcttcagaccACAGACAGGAAAACGCATGGTGTAGGTGGTTTGAACGAGTGAATTTAGAGCAACCCCAGTCCATGATGTCACTGCCATTAGCAAGCAGATTTTAGAGTTAATAATGATTGTGTAGCGAAGGGGGTTACAAACAGCCAGAAACTGGTCATAGTACATAAAGGTTAAGAGGAGACACTCAGCGCCACCTAGAGTCCGGCAGAAGAACATCTGGACTCCACAGCCAATGCGAGAGATGCTGTGCTTCCCTAAGAAACAGTTGACGACCATCTTAGGAACCAAGctggaaatgtaaaacaaatcaATGATGGAAAGCTGGCTGAGCAAGAAGTACATGGgagtgtggaggtgggagtccaCCCAGATCAGAAAGATGAGGATGGAGTTCCCTGTGAGAGTAATGAGGTAGACCAGAAGGATGAGGTAGACCAGGAGGCTGGCATATTGGAACTCAGGGAAGAGGCCCAAGAGGATGAAATCTGTAGTGGatgtgtcatttatttttgccATATCTCAGTTTCATTGGTGGCACTGATGTGTGGTAAGAGGAAAGTATAGGCCATCTGTTAAATCTTATGCCTTGTTATGAGCCTTTGATTTTAgacttggtttattttttcttatctattcTTTCTTCAATGTCTTCACAGACCCAAATGGCATTTAAAACATCTTGAGAAACTTCGAAGTTGGAGAACATATgaagatttggggagagtggcacACTTGGAGAAAGCATAGAACCTCCGTGTTCTTTCCCTCATACATTACCCTACACATCTCTTTCATCTAGATGTTAATCTATATCCTTTACTttacctttttataataaactggtaatccaGTTAATCTTGAAGTTtgaaataaatacactttttatttggtaactattatatataattatttcactCCACTATGTAAAATTTGTTTCATATCGACAAAATTATAGTACTCACTCAAGAATTTGAAACCCATTATTTGGAATTTCCTGAGACAATGagtcttcattattttttggTCTTACTTTAGTTTTTTACTTGTCAAAGAAACCATTTCCCCAAGTGTCTTATATAGATCTTTCTCTGCTCTGTGTAATTTATCTCCTTTACCAATCTTTTATAGCCACTGCAGAACTAACCACATATTTTGcatgacaaaatgaaaatgtggggtcccccttttttcaaaatcattaagaATTTCAAAGCAGCAATATCAAAGCAGTAAAGCATGCATGAGACCCTTCTAAGGACAGAATTTTGTATAATTTCATGAATAAAATTCATCCTGATCTTAAGGGATTCAAACTTCTAGAATAACATATCAATCTGACCTCTTCTGAGCTCATTTCTGTGTTTCCAATAACTTCTTAAACACTTTCACCAGCTATCCTGTACACTTTCAATTTATCATGCCAAAACTGATCTCAGTCCCCATCCCTTGCATTTGATTATTTCTGCCATTACCACTTACTACAAACATTCAAGCTGAACTCTTAAAGCATGtttgatttcctcattttctatgTTTAATCAGTTACTTGGCCCAGCCATACTAAACTATCAGGAATCCTTAAGACACATATCTCCTTTCCAAACttattatttcattcaattcTACGTTTTCAATGCCCATTTTAATGACTTTctagtctcttttttttctttcaaaccataatcattttaaaacacatcTATGATCAGATAGTCACTCTGCGGGGCAACTTTTGAAATGTTCTCTATGAACTAGTAAATTAAGCTTAACAATACTTATTTTGGCATGTAAATACTCAAGTTTGTGACTAGTTtacctggccttttttttttctttccttttaacaaACTTTTTCCCTTACAACAACTTAAACTACAATCTTCTGAAAGGTCACCATGCTTTTCATCTCCATGGATGTACTTGCATAGTTTCACTTCCATTTAAACTAAACTTTCTCCAATACAACCTATATTAAATGCTTCCAATTATTTAACTTCCTGATCACATTTGAGCATCTTTCTGAAGTTTCCTCAAAACTCTGCTGATCCCCTGCCAAATCAAAATgtgatattttcttctaaattttgaCAACACACATTAAAATATCCTACTAGTGGCACATACAGATTTAAACTTTTTGTAAACTATTTGGTTCcaggggtgtttgggtggctcatttggttaagaatttgactcttgatttcagctcagataatgatcttaagggtcataagatcaagtcccacattgggttccatgctcagagGGAAttcagcttgaagattctctccctctgcccctccccccactcatgcttgctctttctttcaaataaataaatatttaaaaataaataaataaaaaataaacaaataaatatttggttcCACTTGAACTTCAACATTTGTAATGAAGAATtaattatatgcattttataattCCTACGTAGTGCTCCCTCAATAGAATTGTATAGGATGGATCATAAAATGGATTAGTTTATTAGAAAGTGTTGGAATGTAGATGTTTCAAGATTATTATAGCCATGCTAGCATTCACTTTTGCAAAGACAACtcatcaaaatgaaatatttctttacttTGATAAACCCAACACTCAAGATATATGTCTGTCTGCTGTCAGAGATCATCCAAATATAGACTTAAACTAATTCATGAGAAAGGGAGTTGGATTCTGAGGATTGATAAAGAGAAGGAAGTGGAAATGGATTCATGGTGGTGGAATAATAAGGGGAGGAAGAAATGGtcaaagaaacaaggaaaggagagagaagaagaaaaaaaatgtgaactgaAATAATGCCTGGTTTTATTCTTATATGATTCAGTCTATATGTAACAAATATTAATACTACAAAAACTTAATTTGTGGGCCACTTTAGAGGCTCTAAGGACTTGGATCATGCTAGTAAATTGCCATTAATTATTTATGGAATCTATCAAatgattaattgattttttgttttaacaaactATCGTTATGGCTTTGTCTTTGTCAATCAAAGCATTGTCTGTGAGAAGcatgtttgttcttttctttttcttaagattttatttatttatttgacagagagagccagaaagcacaagcagggggagcagcagagggagagggagaagcaggctttcagctgaacatggagcccaatactGGGCTTGATCATAAGACTGAattcatgacgtgagccaaaggaagacacttaacaacctgagccacccaggcaccccagaagcaTGTTTATTCTAATATACATGACAGTAAATTACTTTAAAGAATCCAAAAGATGTTCTCAATGTCACAAAAATTAGTAGAATTAGAATTCAAACTGTGAAAATTTTTGACTACTCTTCATGATCTAATTATACTTTGTTTACCAAGAAATGTGAGTCTTCTAGGAAGAGTGGAGGAGACAGTGCTTAGCTAGCTAAATACATACACTCAGAACCTTAAAATGGGTGAGAAAATGACTTCATCAGCTCCATACTAACTGGCAATCTTGTCCCAAGTTTAGCAACAGAACTGGTTAAATCTTGGAATGCAGATTCTATTTCCAAAAACAGTAGGTATGACATTTTTAGTTTGCAAACCTCTTTAGAAGTAGAAATTGTTATTGAAACTAATGGCCATTTTTCACCagcatatataaaacaaaagaagccaCCTGGCTTTGGATCAATGGTTTTTAATTACGATTGATTTCTGTTGGTCATTTTATGCCATAGTCAAAGGAAAACATGAGGTTGTAACATGTTAAAGATGGAAGAATAATGGAATAACACTGCTaatgagagggagaaaaaaggaatgaaatgcatAGGCTCTTAGCTGCAGTTCTGTCCATGTTTTCACTTCTATGCCCACATCCCCAAACTCTAACATTTTAAATCTGTCAGCAACTAACTCAGACAGAAACTGAAAACCAGGAAATGCTACTTCTAGTATCAGTGGCCTTCATGTTCTCTCCACAGAAACCTGAGATAGTTGTCACCTGGCTGCTTTTGgtggaaaacatttttagaatattcCCCTGACCTGATCAAAAACTGAGTTCCTCTCCAACTCATTGTAATCTCCACTGGAGGGAAATCATGATGGGTGTGATAAAGAGAGCTTCTTCTCATTATTCCATTAAGTAGAATGAGACCCTGGAGCCTGGTGACCCAGGAGACCTAATAGGGGCAGAGGATGGGATGGGACACAGAATAATTCCAGAGATTGCAGAAGTTATCCAATCCAATCTCTCACCAAATAAGGCGATCTTTGTATTAACAGACCAAGGAAAGTAAATGATTTACTTACCAAACATTAAGTAAAACTAAGAATGTCACAAATACTAATTCAAGAAATAACCGCATAATATTAGtactatctccattttgcagaagtGGGGTTAGGTAATTTTCCATACAGCTATTAGGGATCAAATTCACCTTTCAAATCAGGACTATCGTCAGCTCTACAGTCAGCCTCTGCTGCCTCTAAAATGCCAATGGAGTTCAGGGATGCTTTTCTCTTTAGAAATCCTGTCCAAAAGGACCTACAATGAGCAAGCCATTCAAATGCTAAAGAGAACAGGGTGGAGAACCAAAGCCCAACCAGAATAAAGTGCTACAGGCCAGTTAGAAGGAGCAAAGACTTAAATAGTGATgttggcagagcacagaggggatGGTGCAAATCAACACAGAACTGAAGTGAGTCAAGAATACAAttggagaggtgcctgggtggcacagcggttaagcgtctgcctttggctcagggcatgatcctggcgttatggaatcgagccccacatcaggctcctctgctatgagcctgcctcttcctctcccactccccctgcttgtgttccctctctcgctggctgtctctatctctgtcaaataaataaataaaatcttttaaaaaaaaacagaatacaatTGGAGAGGCTGCAGAAATGTTGATAGGGGGCTTGACAGATGGCTGaagaaacacattatttttttatattattttattattatttttttaataaaatctttttttttaagattttatttatttatttgacagagatagacagccagcgagagagaacacaagcaggggaagtgggagaggaagaagcaggctcccagcggaggagcctgatgtggggctcgatcctggaacgccgggatcacgccctgagccaaaggcagacgcttaacgactgcgccacccaggcgccccgaagaaaCACATTATTGTGCCAATATAAGAAATCAttagttatttaatatttataagtcAACAATTTTTCAAGAAGTCCTTTGTAATGTTTCATTATTCTCACctctttgaattttaatttctaccCATACATCTATCTCCACCTCTAGCCTACAAGTTTCTTGAGTGCTGTGGTAATATCTTATTTATCTCGATACTCTTTATGTTCAGAATCATTCCTGGAACATAAAAGTTACTACTAAATGATAAAGAATGGATAAATCACAActctatgaagaaaatattattatctcTACTTTTCTGACAAGGAAGTTGATGAAATAGTCACAGATTTGCCCAAGTATGTGACATATCCTGAGTCCCTAGTCTGTGCTATGTCATGATTCcatgtttcatttctattttcaagAACAGTGAGCAGACAATGGAAACACCAGAGGTATGGCCCACGGTTTATTCGTGCTGTCAAGGTGACCTCACATGATTCATTTGCTGCTATGCTGTAAAATACAGCATGGGAAGGCTATAAAGtctccttgttttgtttgtttgtttgttgttttcttttttgttttttactttaaatctgATAATGTTCTAACAGATAAAAGGTggaagacattttttattttggcaaaacTAGAGTTACTTAGAGGAGAGGTTGAAAATGAAGTGCAAGTTGATTTATTATTGTTGCAGCCATTCACATATTTTTACCTCTGTCCCCAAACCCCAAACTAGCCATCTGTGCCAAATGGTTGCAATTATGtttatgtaatatatgtaattaaatattCTATAATGTGTGGAATTGCAAAAAATGACCAATCTTAGGTGATTGTTCTAACAAGTTGATAAAGTTTATTCAAATCCAGccaatcttttctattttatattctggtttccaaaattattttcagtgggTGGTGACTATTATCACAAAGAGGCACCAGcaactctaagaaataaaaatgcacatatttaatgtgaTATTGACAGAGATCAACACATCTTTACTTCCATTGGCTCAGAGGCTGGACCCTGAGGCTGGTGCATGACTCCAAAATAAGGATTATATATGAACTGGATTTGAGGGAGAACAAATGAGGCATTTCATAAAAGGAAGCCAATTGAATTCATGTTGTGTTAAAGTGATGACTCTGGGCCTCATTCCAAATGCCTTGTGGGAGTTCTGCTTCTTCAATTTAATTACCAGTACATTAAACTTACCTTAACTCTCAGAACATTCTCACAAATGTATCTAAAGGAAAACACCCAATTTTTCCCACTGGACCCTAGAAAATTCATACAATATCACTTCCCTTAGGATTTCAAGTTTGTTCTAATCTTCAGGATTCTCTAGGGACTTGTTCCTTGTGGATAGTAGAAGATCTATTGATTCATTAAATACACTGTGAAATTATCTAAATAAACacttaatatttttcctattatgtCAGTACTATAAAAAATACAAGTCAATAAATACTAAAAGAATAAATCCTTATTAAGAAATTGTCCCAAGAGAAGATAATCTACTCCACCAGGAACCTGTTAAGACTAATATATTAACTCAgtaaacttgcaaaatacaaaatcaatataaagaaatcttgcatttctataataacaaactatcagaaagagaaattaagaaaaagaatcccACTTATGAttgcatcaaaagaaaaaagatacctTGGATTAAATTTCATCAAGGAGGTAATAGGTATCTACAATGAAAATTATTGGGcatggatggaaaaaaaaatccaatcatggattagaagaaacaatactgttaaaatgtccatattacccaaagcaatgtacagattcAATGGAACACTTACCAAAAAGTTTTtagttaaattccagttagttaacatacactgtactACTAGTTTCTGCTGgaaatatagtgattgaacacttccatacaatccctggtgctcatcagaacaactacactccttaatccccattatctatttaacccatcccccctcccattccattctgataaccatcagtttgttctctaagttaaaagtctgtttcttggtttgcctctctctctttcaagatttcccctttgctcattagttttgtttcttaaattccacatacgagtgaaatcatatggtatttgtctttctctgagtgatttATTTCACATacactctaactccatccatgtctttccaatggcaagatttcattctttttttacggCTTTTTTGTATACTTTATATATCTAGATCCATATCTATTtttacctatctatcatctatctatctatcatctatctatatctctacAGTGGCTGCGCAAGATTGCAATCTCACCAAAGggcatgagtgttcctttttctccacatcatcacccACACCTgtggtttcttgtgttgttgatttgaACCATCCTgagatgtgaagtgatatctcactgtagttttgattcacatttacttgatgatcagtgatgttgagtgtTTTCATGTGCATcatggccatctgtatgtcttcctagGAGAAATTTCTGTTCCTGTCTTTTGCCTAATTTTAATTTGCGTATTTacttttgggtgctgagttttataagttctttatgtattttggatactaaccctttatcagatatgtcatttgcaaatatcttcttctgttatgtaggttaccttttagttttgctgattgtttctttaactgtacagaagctttttattttgatgtagttacAACAATTTATTTTTGCAGTTGTTTCCTTTGtgtcaggagacatatttagaaataattgttacagctgatgtcaaagaagttgctacctgttttctcctctaggattatgATGGTTTCAAATGTCACATTTAGGCACTTAATCCACTTTGAGCTTATTTTcgtgtatggtttaagaaagcATCCCAGTTTCTATCATTTGCATGTTTCTGTCTGGTTTCCTTAATGCttgtaagtgggattgattccctaatttctcttatTGCTGCTTCATTCttggtgtatagaaataaaacagatttctataccttgattttatatcttgtgacattactgaattcatttttcagttctagaactTTTTTGAaggagtattttgggttttctatataaagcatcatgtcatctgtaaacagtgaaattttttcttcctccttactgatttggatgccttctatttctttttgttgtctgattgctgtgactaggacttccagttctaGGTTGAATAAAATTCAACCTAGAACAAAAGCGGTGAGAGTGGTAtctttatcttgttcctgaccttagggaaaaagctctatTTCCCCCAATGAAGTTAGttttgagttttttatatatggcctttatgatgtcgGGGTATGGTTGTGCTAAACTTACTTTGTtgtggtttttattgttgttgttgtttgtttgcttacttTTTATCGTGAATgaatattgtactttgtcaaaataattttctgcatctattgaaaggatcatttggttcttactcattttttttgatgtgatgtatcacattgattggtttgtgAATATGAATCACACTTGAAACCCAAGAATGAATTCCATTAgctcatggtgaatgatttttttaatgcattgttggatttgatatgctagtattttattgagaatatttgcatccATGTTCTTTATGGATATTGacatgtagttttctttttagtgttgtctttatctggttttggtatcagggtaatcatggcctcatagaatgaacgtagaagttttccttcattttgaaaagaagagttttcctttaatttctatGTTTTCAATAACTTgtgaagaatagatattaactcttctttgtaTGTTTGGTATAGTTCTCCCATGAAGCCATAAGGTCCTGCACTTTGTATGTTGGGGATTTTTGTTTACTGAATCAATTTCTTTACTGATTATTGGTCTGTTAAAATAGTctaattcttcctgtttcagttttgatagtttctatgtttctaagaattcatGCCTCTCTTCCACTTTGTCTAATTTGGTGGcacatagtttttcataatattttaatttccgTGAcgtttgttgttatttctcctctctcatttgtgattttatttgtttgagtctttttcttttttttcttgataagtctgggtGTATGTCTATCAATTTCAATAATTTCTTCAAAGAttcaactcctggtttcattgatctgttctatcgtgtgtatttttttatttctatatcattcaTTTATGCTCTAGTCTTTATGACTCCCTTTCTTTTGCTGGCTTAGTTGgatagtttgtttgtttgctgttgttttgctttgttttttttttttcctctagcttcTTAAAGTGTAAAGATTccttgtttgagatttttcttgactCTTGAAGTCGGCCTATATTTCTCTAAATTCTCCCCTTTGAACTGCTTTTGTTGTATCCCAGAGGTTTCGacaattgtgttttaatttttatttgtttccatgtactttttaatttcttctttgatttccaaattaatctcattcattgtttagtagctttttttttttaatcttcctgtATTTGtggtgtttgcattttt
This Ursus arctos isolate Adak ecotype North America unplaced genomic scaffold, UrsArc2.0 scaffold_5, whole genome shotgun sequence DNA region includes the following protein-coding sequences:
- the LOC113261515 gene encoding olfactory receptor 2T1-like, with product MAKINDTSTTDFILLGLFPEFQYASLLVYLILLVYLITLTGNSILIFLIWVDSHLHTPMYFLLSQLSIIDLFYISSLVPKMVVNCFLGKHSISRIGCGVQMFFCRTLGGAECLLLTFMYYDQFLAVCNPLRYTIIINSKICLLMAVTSWTGVALNSLVQTTYTMRFPVCGLKKINNFFCEIPAILKLSCEDTSDYEMVLFMVSIIFILTPFSLVVTSYIRIFLAVLTVKSPEGRKKSESTRSSHLIVVSLYLGPAIVVYMIPGSSHTPALDQGLSVIYTILTPMLNPLIYSLRNKEVVWAIKKTLGKYLISK